The DNA sequence TATTAATGAAAGAGGAGAGCGTTCCTATTTTTAAAACCTTCTTTGTAGTTTTTAAAAAGGAGTTCTTTAAATCAAATGTGTTAGGCTTAATTTTATTTGCTTTTGGATATGTTTTAGTGATTAATTTCATGTATTTAGGTACTATTTCTGGAACAATTCATACGTTGTTAAGCTTTGGTCTAGTATTTGTTGGATTATTTTATTTAGCTACAATCATGATTATATTTCCCATTTACGTGCACCTCGATTTAAAGTTCACGCAATACTTTAAGCAGTCGCTCCTAGTTTCTTTTATTAACCCTCACATTGTTATATTTATGGGTGCCGGAATTGTTGGAGCATATTATGTATTCAATTTCATCCCTGGCCTTACCCTATTCTTTTTCGGAAGTGCAATAGCAACATTTCTAATGTGGTCCACACTACTCGCCTTTAATCGAATCGAAAAGAAAAAAGAAAGATTACAAGCCGCTCAAGTAGGAGAAGGTTAATGGGGACGGTTCTGGCTAGCCAGAACCGCCCTTTCTTATTTGGCAAAGACGGACGGCAAAGAGGGACGGTTCTTGTTTGCCAGAACCAGTCCCTCATTTCAAATTTAAAGTTCATTTGAGAACGGTAAACATTGTTATACGGGAAGTAAATGGAATCGTTCATTATCCGTTATCGCTTTGCATAACCTTGAAGTATTGGCAAAATAGGTCCGTCCGGAATCAGTGAAAAAGTACTTGCAATTAGAGATCCTCCTAATAAATATAAGGTTATTAGAATATAGGGGTTGAAGAGACCTATGCAAACTCGCTTTCCGCGGGCGGCTGGTAAGCCTCCTCTATGCTGCGCATCTGCGGGGTCTTACCTCTGCCTTTACTCCCGCAGGAGTCTCGTTTGCTCCGGTCTCATCAACTCTTTCTCTAATTAGGTCCTCTGAATAATCATGCAACAATATATTAATTTTTACACTTTTTCAGCGGTCTCGGTCCGTCCCTGTTAGCCTTAAAGTTTAAAGTTTTTTATGGCTGCTTGGAGGTCTTCTGCCATTTTTGATAATGTTTGTGATGATGCTGTAATTTCTTCCATTGAAGCATTTTGTTCTTCTGCAGAAGATGCTACATTTTGTGTATATCCTGCTGCTTCTTCAGTTGAGTCTTTTATACTTTCAATGGATTGTACCATCGCAGTAGTGTTTGTTGTCATATCCCTTACTGACTTAGTTACTTCCTCTAATTGAGTTGAGACGGATTCGACGGAAGAGGATATGTTTTTAAAGGAAGAACCAGCTTCTCCTACGTATTGTATTCCTTCTTCTACCGCAAGACGTCCATCGCCCATTGCTTTCACAGATTCTTCAATATCTTGTTGTATCTCTTTAATCATTTCTGTAATTTGTAATGCAGAGTCTCCGGATTGTTCTGCAAGCTTTCTTACTTCGTCAGCTACTACAGCAAAGCCTTTTCCGTGTTCGCCTGCTCTAGCTGCTTCAATTGCAGCATTTAGGGCTAATAAGTTTGTTTGTTCAGCAACACTTGTTATTAATGAAACAATTTCACCAATTCTATTAGATTTGTTTCCTAATTCCTCTACTAATTTCGCTGTTGAAGTTGTCCTCATTTGAATGGTATTCATTTGTTGTACGGTCTTATCAATGACATTAGAACCATCACTGGCTTTTGTAGATAGATTTGTAGAAGTACGATTTACTTCTTCAATATGAGTCGCCATTTGATCAATACCTGATGAGATATTAATAACGACATCGCTAGTAGTTTTCGTGTTTTCCAATTGCTGTTCAGAACCAACAGCAACCTTTTGAATTGATTCCGTAATTGTATCTGTAGCAGCTCGCGTCTCAAGTGCACTTGCTGTTAATTGTTCTGCAGATGATGCAACGTGATGAGAGGTTTCTGCTACTTGTTGAATAAGGTCTTTTAAATTATCCTTCATGCGGTTGTAACTAGTGGTTAAAGAGCCTATTTCATCTCCCGATTTATCTGTAATTTCTGCGGTGAAATCTCCGTGGCCAGCGGATTCTAAAGCATTATTAACACGGTTTAATCTCTTAGCCATATTTCTAGAGTATAAGAAAATAATTGCTACTGCGAAAATGATGATCAAACCTAAGACGATACTTACGACTCCCATAATGGAAGCAATTGTTTCATTAATAAATTCCTGAGAAGCACCAATAAATAGCATACCAACAACTTCTCCAGACGAAGTTCGAAGCGGCATGTAGGCTGTTTGCATATCAGTCCCTAAAATGTTAGCTTCTCCATAAAGGTTTTCGCCGTTTTCTAGTACGACTTCTACTGTAGTTCCAGTAGCTTCAGAACTAATAGCTCGCTCATCATTTATTAACAAGTTCGTTGTAATAGGCATGTTTTCTTGGAAAATAGTTACTAAGCCACCAGTTGTTTCTCCAATTTTATCCGCGATTTCAAAGTCTTCATTCATCACTTCGTTGCCTTTATAGAGGGCACCATCTCGTAAGTCCCAATCTCCTGGATAATAGTAATTTAGCATATAGTTTGCTAGTTCGAGATCATTAGCTGCTTTTTCTGCAGCTGCTCCTTTTACCCCTTCAGTCACTTGTTGCTGTACTACAAACCCTACAACGAAGGCAAATATAATTAAAATTGATAGCATAATCATATTTAGTTTAGTACTTATTTTAAAATGCTTTAAAAAATTCCCCAATGTAATACCCCTTTCAGTTTTTGATATATATTTGGCATATGTATAGTGAAAAGAAACAGTAGAAAACTCTTGAATTATGACTACTATTCTTATAATTTCAGATCAAATGAGAGATGTGCATAGTGGAACGATTAACAAAGATGTAGAGGTATTTCGATCTATGAATCAGTGAATTCGAATTCGTCATTTTTCTACATAAAAATACACACCGCGCTACCTTAACATATTAAATCGTTTTCATACAATTGCTGTATGTAAGGGTGTAGAAAAGGCCTATTATTTTGTAATATTTCATAAGTACCAATAATTTAGTTTTTTGGCTAATAGGGACGGAACCAGTGAAAAAGTACTTACATTTAGAGAGTCCCCTAATAAATATTAGGTTATTAGAATATAGGAGTTGAAGAGACCTATGCAAACTCGCTTTCCGCGGGCGGCTGGTAAGCCTCCTCTATGCTGCGCATCTGCGGGGTCTTACCTCTGCCTTTACTCCCGCAGGAACGAGCGTTTCTTCGTCGCTAATGCTTCGAGTTGTCTCGACGGATACGCTTCAAAGAATATGCTCGTAGAGGAAGAGACAGTTACCTCGTTTGCTCCGGTCTCATCAACTCTTTCTCTAATTAGGTACTCTGAATAAAAATGCAACAATATATTAATTTTTACACTTTTTCAGCGGTCTCGGACGGTTCTGGCTTGCCAGAACCGTCCCTATTTATCCCAAAGTAGTAAGGGAAAGTACATGGAACGTTCATTATAGGTTCACGATTTGTATAACCTTGAAGTA is a window from the Evansella cellulosilytica DSM 2522 genome containing:
- a CDS encoding YesL family protein, with product MGRSWVDSPLYTIADWVMRLALINLLWLGFTVLGLFILGFMPATVAMFAVIRKLLMKEESVPIFKTFFVVFKKEFFKSNVLGLILFAFGYVLVINFMYLGTISGTIHTLLSFGLVFVGLFYLATIMIIFPIYVHLDLKFTQYFKQSLLVSFINPHIVIFMGAGIVGAYYVFNFIPGLTLFFFGSAIATFLMWSTLLAFNRIEKKKERLQAAQVGEG
- a CDS encoding methyl-accepting chemotaxis protein, with the protein product MGNFLKHFKISTKLNMIMLSILIIFAFVVGFVVQQQVTEGVKGAAAEKAANDLELANYMLNYYYPGDWDLRDGALYKGNEVMNEDFEIADKIGETTGGLVTIFQENMPITTNLLINDERAISSEATGTTVEVVLENGENLYGEANILGTDMQTAYMPLRTSSGEVVGMLFIGASQEFINETIASIMGVVSIVLGLIIIFAVAIIFLYSRNMAKRLNRVNNALESAGHGDFTAEITDKSGDEIGSLTTSYNRMKDNLKDLIQQVAETSHHVASSAEQLTASALETRAATDTITESIQKVAVGSEQQLENTKTTSDVVINISSGIDQMATHIEEVNRTSTNLSTKASDGSNVIDKTVQQMNTIQMRTTSTAKLVEELGNKSNRIGEIVSLITSVAEQTNLLALNAAIEAARAGEHGKGFAVVADEVRKLAEQSGDSALQITEMIKEIQQDIEESVKAMGDGRLAVEEGIQYVGEAGSSFKNISSSVESVSTQLEEVTKSVRDMTTNTTAMVQSIESIKDSTEEAAGYTQNVASSAEEQNASMEEITASSQTLSKMAEDLQAAIKNFKL